GAATATTATTAATTGACATATACTTTGTATATATCAATGATAAGAGCCTAAGACACAAAGTGACTGAAAAAGTCACTTAAGATATAATATCTCTTTATTACAGCAGTGATTTATTACTAGCAATAATGCCATTATTATCTGCATAAACAAACATGCCAGAATTTAAAGTCAGGTCACCAAAGCTAATTTCAATATCCGTCTGGCCTTCATCGCGGCGAGTAGATTTACGTGGGATGCAACCTAGCGCCATGACCCCTATCTCCATCTGCGCCATATCATCTACATCACGAATACAGCCATAGACGACTACCCCTGCCCAGCCATTATCTATCGCTGACTGTGCAATCATATCTCCAAGCAAAGCACAACGC
The nucleotide sequence above comes from Psychrobacter sp. P2G3. Encoded proteins:
- the rraA gene encoding ribonuclease E activity regulator RraA, which translates into the protein MNKENFVTCDLLDANPESQVCLPNIEGKSFYSFGAKDKFCGEIVTVKCFEDNSRVKALLNSDGKDKNGEGKVLVVDGGGSMRCALLGDMIAQSAIDNGWAGVVVYGCIRDVDDMAQMEIGVMALGCIPRKSTRRDEGQTDIEISFGDLTLNSGMFVYADNNGIIASNKSLL